A stretch of DNA from Candidatus Tanganyikabacteria bacterium:
TCGGTCCTGGTTGCCGATCGAGAGCAGATCGCCGAAGCCCAGGGTGGTCAAGAAGCCGACCCGGGCGCCGGTGCGCGTCAGGAGGGCATTCGTACCGCGAGTAGTCCCGAACCTGAGCAGCAGGCCAGGCACGACGTTCGCGGCGCCCAGGCCGAGCAGGTAGCGTACGGCCAGGGTGGGCGCCTCGGCCCCGGGGAAGGCCAGCTCGTAGCGCGTACCCGCCGCCACCGGGGCTCCGAGGACGAACCGTCCGGCGCGGCATGATCGCACTTCGTGTATAAGTGACACCGAACCGGCGGCCGAGAGCAGGCGGCACTCGGCGCCGATCCAGAAACGGTCGGGATCGCCGGCGCGCGCCACATCCGCGAAGCCGTCGGCGAAGCCCCGGGAGGCGACGCCCTTGAAAACGCCCGACGAGAGGATCTTGAGGGTGCGCACCTCGCCGCCGCGTGAGCGGGCCACCACGTCGGTGAAGGTGCCGCCGACGTCGAGGGCGACTTCCCAGGGCACGGCTAGCTAGCCTTCGCCGGCTGCTTGAACTGCTCCTCGTAGAGCCTGGAGTAGAGCCCGCCGGCCGCCAGCAACTCGGCATGGCGCCCGCGTTCGAC
This window harbors:
- a CDS encoding hydantoinase codes for the protein MPWEVALDVGGTFTDVVARSRGGEVRTLKILSSGVFKGVASRGFADGFADVARAGDPDRFWIGAECRLLSAAGSVSLIHEVRSCRAGRFVLGAPVAAGTRYELAFPGAEAPTLAVRYLLGLGAANVVPGLLLRFGTTRGTNALLTRTGARVGFLTTLGFGDLLSIGNQDRPRLFDLVVRKSSPLHARAAEVPGRLAADGTELVPLDVAAARAALAELRQAGTDSL